A stretch of the Drosophila sulfurigaster albostrigata strain 15112-1811.04 chromosome 2L, ASM2355843v2, whole genome shotgun sequence genome encodes the following:
- the LOC133850796 gene encoding uncharacterized protein LOC133850796 isoform X1: MLFMESYLCYCSVRLGVMLVATLSIIMNITLSVIFFIHGVNIFDGLIDLLENDSQYKCSNSVRKAIHWVHHSPDNVLVFLQCMCYAHIATALLGIYGAIRLHKWMVIPLALFEFIYFLGITIGHIVLMIMLKKQINLGLLIVLTLVGSFYCLFAGYNCVTCIAMFQIIKLVRSAKYRQLYGEDPFHPIPLKRSHGSNGSIQQLRMGLPEDTDIDEQKRLAKLGLWPSRQPQVISVIPVQTPAIGLKWWQQQALDRDDQLQDSAILRNWQHGELLKGAAGNAERKNALNRRYAEAQHYRWN, encoded by the exons ATGTTGTTTATGGAAAGTTATTTGTGCTATTGTTCAGTTCGCTTGGGCGTTATGTTGGTCGCCACTTTAAGCATT ATCATGAATATTACATTGAGCGTTATATTCTTTATACATGGAGTGAATATATTCGACGGCCTCATCGATTTGTTGGAGAATGACTCACAGTACAAGTGCAGCAATTCGGTGCGAAAAGCTATTCATTGGGTACATCATT CACCCGACaatgttttagttttcttGCAGTGCATGTGCTACGCCCACATAGCCACAGCTCTTTTGGGGATCTACGGTGCTATAagg ctgCATAAATGGATGGTTATTCCTTTGGCTTTATTTGAGTTCATCTATTTTCTGGGAATCACTATTGGACACATTGTGCTAATGATTATGCTCAAGAAGCAGATCAATTTGGGACTGCTGATTGTACTCACTCTGGTTGGCAGCTTCTACTGTC TTTTTGCTGGTTACAACTGCGTTACTTGCATTGCCATGTTCCAAATCATAAAACTGGTTAGAAGCGCCAAGTATCGTCAGCTCTATGGCGAAGACCCCTTTCATCCGATTCCCCTAAAGCGTTCGCATGGCAGCAATGGAAGCATCCAACAGCTTCGCATGGGACTGCCCGAGGATACGGATATCGATGAGCAGAAGCGTTTGGCTAAATTGGGCCTCTGGCCAAGTCGTCAGCCTCAGGTTATTTCCGTGATTCCTGTGCAGACGCCAGCCATCGGGTTGAAATGGTGGCAACAGCAGGCTCTTGATAGAGATGATCAGCTGCAGGACTCGGCTATCCTTCGCAATTGGCAACATGGTGAATTGCTGAAAGGAGCTGCCGGCAATGCTGAGCGTAAAAATGCTCTAAATCGGCGATATGCTGAGGCGCAACACTATCGATGGAATTAG
- the LOC133850796 gene encoding uncharacterized protein LOC133850796 isoform X2, whose amino-acid sequence MTHSTSAAIRCEKLFIGYIILHKWMVIPLALFEFIYFLGITIGHIVLMIMLKKQINLGLLIVLTLVGSFYCLFAGYNCVTCIAMFQIIKLVRSAKYRQLYGEDPFHPIPLKRSHGSNGSIQQLRMGLPEDTDIDEQKRLAKLGLWPSRQPQVISVIPVQTPAIGLKWWQQQALDRDDQLQDSAILRNWQHGELLKGAAGNAERKNALNRRYAEAQHYRWN is encoded by the exons ATGACTCACAGTACAAGTGCAGCAATTCGGTGCGAAAAGCTATTCATTGGGTACATCATT ctgCATAAATGGATGGTTATTCCTTTGGCTTTATTTGAGTTCATCTATTTTCTGGGAATCACTATTGGACACATTGTGCTAATGATTATGCTCAAGAAGCAGATCAATTTGGGACTGCTGATTGTACTCACTCTGGTTGGCAGCTTCTACTGTC TTTTTGCTGGTTACAACTGCGTTACTTGCATTGCCATGTTCCAAATCATAAAACTGGTTAGAAGCGCCAAGTATCGTCAGCTCTATGGCGAAGACCCCTTTCATCCGATTCCCCTAAAGCGTTCGCATGGCAGCAATGGAAGCATCCAACAGCTTCGCATGGGACTGCCCGAGGATACGGATATCGATGAGCAGAAGCGTTTGGCTAAATTGGGCCTCTGGCCAAGTCGTCAGCCTCAGGTTATTTCCGTGATTCCTGTGCAGACGCCAGCCATCGGGTTGAAATGGTGGCAACAGCAGGCTCTTGATAGAGATGATCAGCTGCAGGACTCGGCTATCCTTCGCAATTGGCAACATGGTGAATTGCTGAAAGGAGCTGCCGGCAATGCTGAGCGTAAAAATGCTCTAAATCGGCGATATGCTGAGGCGCAACACTATCGATGGAATTAG
- the LOC133850640 gene encoding cyclin-dependent kinase-like 1 isoform X2 has product MCSCQSNNIINILCAQCKAMRRANIKRGQCLSLRPQGSSKMDRYEKLSRLGEGSYGVVYKCRDRETGALVAVKRFVESEDDPAIRKIALREIRLLKNLKHPNLVSLLEVFRRKRRLHLVFEFCELTVLHELERHPQGCPEPLTKQICYQTLLGVAYCHKQGCLHRDIKPENILLTAQGQVKLCDFGFARMLSPGENYTDYVATRWYRAPELLVGDTQYGTPVDVWAIGCLFAELVRGEALWPGRSDVDQLYLIRKTLGDLLPRHIQIFGQNEYFKGITLPVPPTLEPLEDKMPAKALQNPLTIDVLKKCLDKDPAKRWSCDKLIKHSYFDDYIAKQREQEHINSLEAATLRQQQLASQQFMLATAAQQLQTGAAQAAAIAAARDKSKTSNTSLPLLPSNQHHHHTHQDYVKLQPLNKNAAMLHRTEHHLPTI; this is encoded by the exons ATGTGTTCGTGTCAATCAAATAACATCATTAACATTCTATGTGCTCAATGCAAAGCAATGCGTCGTGCAAACATCAAACGTGGTCAATGTTTGAGTCTAAG ACCACAAGGTAGCAGCAAAATGGATCGGTATGAGAAGCTCAGCCGATTGGGCGAGGGATCCTACGGCGTTGTCTACAAGTGTCGAGATCGCGAGACTGGAGCCCTGGTTGCAGTGAAAAGATTCGTCGAGTCTGAAGATGATCCGGCCATACGCAAAATAGCATTGCGCGAGATAAGGCTGCTCAAG aaTCTCAAGCACCCGAATCTGGTGTCACTACTGGAGGTCTTTCGTCGCAAGCGTCGTCTGCATCTGGTCTTCGAATTCTGTGAGCTGACAGTGCTCCACGAGCTGGAGCGTCATCCGCAGGGCTGCCCAGAGCCACTCACCAAACAGATATGCTACCAGACACTGCTGGGCGTGGCCTATTGCCACAAACAGGGCTGTCTGCATCGGGACATCAAACCGGAGAATATACTGCTAACGGCTCAGGGTCAAGTGAAGCTTTGTGACTTTGGATTCGCTCGAATGTTGAGCCCAGGCGAGAACTACACAGATTACGTGGCAACACGCTGGTATCGAGCACCAGAGCTGCTGGTTGGTGATACGCAATATGGGACTCCGGTAGATGTCTGGGCCATTGGCTGCCTCTTTGCGGAACTGGTGCGAGGTGAGGCGCTGTGGCCGGGACGCAGCGATGTCGATCAACTGTATTTGATACGCAAGACACTGGGCGATTTGCTGCCAAGACACATACAGATCTTTGGCCAGAACGAATACTTCAAGGGCATAACGCTGCCAGTGCCGCCCACGCTTGAGCCGCTGGAGGATAAAATGCCAGCGAAGGCATTGCAAAATCCGCTAACCATCGATGTGCTGAAGAAGTGTCTGGACAAGGATCCAGCCAAGCGTTGGTCATGCGACAAACTCATCAAGCACTCGTACTTCGATGACTACATAGCCAAACAGCGGGAGCAGGAGCACATCAATAGTCTCGAGGCAGCCACACTCCGGCAACAGCAATTGGCCTCACAGCAGTTCATGCTTGCcacagcagcgcagcagctgcaaactGGAGCGGCACAAGCGGCTGCTATTGCCGCAGCGCGTGATAAATCAAAG ACTTCAAACACctcgttgccgctgctgccaagcaaccagcatcatcatcacacCCATCAGGATTATGTGAAGCTTCAGCCACTGAACAAGAATGCAGCGATGCTGCATCGCACCGAGCATCATCTGCCCACCATTTGA
- the LOC133850640 gene encoding cyclin-dependent kinase-like 1 isoform X3: MDKWFGEKRLWLFGNHLPLLPRRPQGSSKMDRYEKLSRLGEGSYGVVYKCRDRETGALVAVKRFVESEDDPAIRKIALREIRLLKNLKHPNLVSLLEVFRRKRRLHLVFEFCELTVLHELERHPQGCPEPLTKQICYQTLLGVAYCHKQGCLHRDIKPENILLTAQGQVKLCDFGFARMLSPGENYTDYVATRWYRAPELLVGDTQYGTPVDVWAIGCLFAELVRGEALWPGRSDVDQLYLIRKTLGDLLPRHIQIFGQNEYFKGITLPVPPTLEPLEDKMPAKALQNPLTIDVLKKCLDKDPAKRWSCDKLIKHSYFDDYIAKQREQEHINSLEAATLRQQQLASQQFMLATAAQQLQTGAAQAAAIAAARDKSKTSNTSLPLLPSNQHHHHTHQDYVKLQPLNKNAAMLHRTEHHLPTI; this comes from the exons ACCACAAGGTAGCAGCAAAATGGATCGGTATGAGAAGCTCAGCCGATTGGGCGAGGGATCCTACGGCGTTGTCTACAAGTGTCGAGATCGCGAGACTGGAGCCCTGGTTGCAGTGAAAAGATTCGTCGAGTCTGAAGATGATCCGGCCATACGCAAAATAGCATTGCGCGAGATAAGGCTGCTCAAG aaTCTCAAGCACCCGAATCTGGTGTCACTACTGGAGGTCTTTCGTCGCAAGCGTCGTCTGCATCTGGTCTTCGAATTCTGTGAGCTGACAGTGCTCCACGAGCTGGAGCGTCATCCGCAGGGCTGCCCAGAGCCACTCACCAAACAGATATGCTACCAGACACTGCTGGGCGTGGCCTATTGCCACAAACAGGGCTGTCTGCATCGGGACATCAAACCGGAGAATATACTGCTAACGGCTCAGGGTCAAGTGAAGCTTTGTGACTTTGGATTCGCTCGAATGTTGAGCCCAGGCGAGAACTACACAGATTACGTGGCAACACGCTGGTATCGAGCACCAGAGCTGCTGGTTGGTGATACGCAATATGGGACTCCGGTAGATGTCTGGGCCATTGGCTGCCTCTTTGCGGAACTGGTGCGAGGTGAGGCGCTGTGGCCGGGACGCAGCGATGTCGATCAACTGTATTTGATACGCAAGACACTGGGCGATTTGCTGCCAAGACACATACAGATCTTTGGCCAGAACGAATACTTCAAGGGCATAACGCTGCCAGTGCCGCCCACGCTTGAGCCGCTGGAGGATAAAATGCCAGCGAAGGCATTGCAAAATCCGCTAACCATCGATGTGCTGAAGAAGTGTCTGGACAAGGATCCAGCCAAGCGTTGGTCATGCGACAAACTCATCAAGCACTCGTACTTCGATGACTACATAGCCAAACAGCGGGAGCAGGAGCACATCAATAGTCTCGAGGCAGCCACACTCCGGCAACAGCAATTGGCCTCACAGCAGTTCATGCTTGCcacagcagcgcagcagctgcaaactGGAGCGGCACAAGCGGCTGCTATTGCCGCAGCGCGTGATAAATCAAAG ACTTCAAACACctcgttgccgctgctgccaagcaaccagcatcatcatcacacCCATCAGGATTATGTGAAGCTTCAGCCACTGAACAAGAATGCAGCGATGCTGCATCGCACCGAGCATCATCTGCCCACCATTTGA
- the LOC133850640 gene encoding cyclin-dependent kinase-like 1 isoform X1 produces the protein MFQNYYLPQAFQESFLYRLIQRIQVCNEPALDDRHRRPQGSSKMDRYEKLSRLGEGSYGVVYKCRDRETGALVAVKRFVESEDDPAIRKIALREIRLLKNLKHPNLVSLLEVFRRKRRLHLVFEFCELTVLHELERHPQGCPEPLTKQICYQTLLGVAYCHKQGCLHRDIKPENILLTAQGQVKLCDFGFARMLSPGENYTDYVATRWYRAPELLVGDTQYGTPVDVWAIGCLFAELVRGEALWPGRSDVDQLYLIRKTLGDLLPRHIQIFGQNEYFKGITLPVPPTLEPLEDKMPAKALQNPLTIDVLKKCLDKDPAKRWSCDKLIKHSYFDDYIAKQREQEHINSLEAATLRQQQLASQQFMLATAAQQLQTGAAQAAAIAAARDKSKTSNTSLPLLPSNQHHHHTHQDYVKLQPLNKNAAMLHRTEHHLPTI, from the exons ACCACAAGGTAGCAGCAAAATGGATCGGTATGAGAAGCTCAGCCGATTGGGCGAGGGATCCTACGGCGTTGTCTACAAGTGTCGAGATCGCGAGACTGGAGCCCTGGTTGCAGTGAAAAGATTCGTCGAGTCTGAAGATGATCCGGCCATACGCAAAATAGCATTGCGCGAGATAAGGCTGCTCAAG aaTCTCAAGCACCCGAATCTGGTGTCACTACTGGAGGTCTTTCGTCGCAAGCGTCGTCTGCATCTGGTCTTCGAATTCTGTGAGCTGACAGTGCTCCACGAGCTGGAGCGTCATCCGCAGGGCTGCCCAGAGCCACTCACCAAACAGATATGCTACCAGACACTGCTGGGCGTGGCCTATTGCCACAAACAGGGCTGTCTGCATCGGGACATCAAACCGGAGAATATACTGCTAACGGCTCAGGGTCAAGTGAAGCTTTGTGACTTTGGATTCGCTCGAATGTTGAGCCCAGGCGAGAACTACACAGATTACGTGGCAACACGCTGGTATCGAGCACCAGAGCTGCTGGTTGGTGATACGCAATATGGGACTCCGGTAGATGTCTGGGCCATTGGCTGCCTCTTTGCGGAACTGGTGCGAGGTGAGGCGCTGTGGCCGGGACGCAGCGATGTCGATCAACTGTATTTGATACGCAAGACACTGGGCGATTTGCTGCCAAGACACATACAGATCTTTGGCCAGAACGAATACTTCAAGGGCATAACGCTGCCAGTGCCGCCCACGCTTGAGCCGCTGGAGGATAAAATGCCAGCGAAGGCATTGCAAAATCCGCTAACCATCGATGTGCTGAAGAAGTGTCTGGACAAGGATCCAGCCAAGCGTTGGTCATGCGACAAACTCATCAAGCACTCGTACTTCGATGACTACATAGCCAAACAGCGGGAGCAGGAGCACATCAATAGTCTCGAGGCAGCCACACTCCGGCAACAGCAATTGGCCTCACAGCAGTTCATGCTTGCcacagcagcgcagcagctgcaaactGGAGCGGCACAAGCGGCTGCTATTGCCGCAGCGCGTGATAAATCAAAG ACTTCAAACACctcgttgccgctgctgccaagcaaccagcatcatcatcacacCCATCAGGATTATGTGAAGCTTCAGCCACTGAACAAGAATGCAGCGATGCTGCATCGCACCGAGCATCATCTGCCCACCATTTGA
- the LOC133850640 gene encoding cyclin-dependent kinase-like 1 isoform X5, with protein sequence MKMFEISKLFSLRRPQGSSKMDRYEKLSRLGEGSYGVVYKCRDRETGALVAVKRFVESEDDPAIRKIALREIRLLKNLKHPNLVSLLEVFRRKRRLHLVFEFCELTVLHELERHPQGCPEPLTKQICYQTLLGVAYCHKQGCLHRDIKPENILLTAQGQVKLCDFGFARMLSPGENYTDYVATRWYRAPELLVGDTQYGTPVDVWAIGCLFAELVRGEALWPGRSDVDQLYLIRKTLGDLLPRHIQIFGQNEYFKGITLPVPPTLEPLEDKMPAKALQNPLTIDVLKKCLDKDPAKRWSCDKLIKHSYFDDYIAKQREQEHINSLEAATLRQQQLASQQFMLATAAQQLQTGAAQAAAIAAARDKSKTSNTSLPLLPSNQHHHHTHQDYVKLQPLNKNAAMLHRTEHHLPTI encoded by the exons ATGAAAATGTTTGAGATATCCAAGTTGTTTTCGCTGCGAAG ACCACAAGGTAGCAGCAAAATGGATCGGTATGAGAAGCTCAGCCGATTGGGCGAGGGATCCTACGGCGTTGTCTACAAGTGTCGAGATCGCGAGACTGGAGCCCTGGTTGCAGTGAAAAGATTCGTCGAGTCTGAAGATGATCCGGCCATACGCAAAATAGCATTGCGCGAGATAAGGCTGCTCAAG aaTCTCAAGCACCCGAATCTGGTGTCACTACTGGAGGTCTTTCGTCGCAAGCGTCGTCTGCATCTGGTCTTCGAATTCTGTGAGCTGACAGTGCTCCACGAGCTGGAGCGTCATCCGCAGGGCTGCCCAGAGCCACTCACCAAACAGATATGCTACCAGACACTGCTGGGCGTGGCCTATTGCCACAAACAGGGCTGTCTGCATCGGGACATCAAACCGGAGAATATACTGCTAACGGCTCAGGGTCAAGTGAAGCTTTGTGACTTTGGATTCGCTCGAATGTTGAGCCCAGGCGAGAACTACACAGATTACGTGGCAACACGCTGGTATCGAGCACCAGAGCTGCTGGTTGGTGATACGCAATATGGGACTCCGGTAGATGTCTGGGCCATTGGCTGCCTCTTTGCGGAACTGGTGCGAGGTGAGGCGCTGTGGCCGGGACGCAGCGATGTCGATCAACTGTATTTGATACGCAAGACACTGGGCGATTTGCTGCCAAGACACATACAGATCTTTGGCCAGAACGAATACTTCAAGGGCATAACGCTGCCAGTGCCGCCCACGCTTGAGCCGCTGGAGGATAAAATGCCAGCGAAGGCATTGCAAAATCCGCTAACCATCGATGTGCTGAAGAAGTGTCTGGACAAGGATCCAGCCAAGCGTTGGTCATGCGACAAACTCATCAAGCACTCGTACTTCGATGACTACATAGCCAAACAGCGGGAGCAGGAGCACATCAATAGTCTCGAGGCAGCCACACTCCGGCAACAGCAATTGGCCTCACAGCAGTTCATGCTTGCcacagcagcgcagcagctgcaaactGGAGCGGCACAAGCGGCTGCTATTGCCGCAGCGCGTGATAAATCAAAG ACTTCAAACACctcgttgccgctgctgccaagcaaccagcatcatcatcacacCCATCAGGATTATGTGAAGCTTCAGCCACTGAACAAGAATGCAGCGATGCTGCATCGCACCGAGCATCATCTGCCCACCATTTGA
- the LOC133850640 gene encoding cyclin-dependent kinase-like 1 isoform X4: MWQIRQILARWIPTRPQGSSKMDRYEKLSRLGEGSYGVVYKCRDRETGALVAVKRFVESEDDPAIRKIALREIRLLKNLKHPNLVSLLEVFRRKRRLHLVFEFCELTVLHELERHPQGCPEPLTKQICYQTLLGVAYCHKQGCLHRDIKPENILLTAQGQVKLCDFGFARMLSPGENYTDYVATRWYRAPELLVGDTQYGTPVDVWAIGCLFAELVRGEALWPGRSDVDQLYLIRKTLGDLLPRHIQIFGQNEYFKGITLPVPPTLEPLEDKMPAKALQNPLTIDVLKKCLDKDPAKRWSCDKLIKHSYFDDYIAKQREQEHINSLEAATLRQQQLASQQFMLATAAQQLQTGAAQAAAIAAARDKSKTSNTSLPLLPSNQHHHHTHQDYVKLQPLNKNAAMLHRTEHHLPTI, translated from the exons ATG TGGCAAATACGTCAAATTCTAGCCAGATGGATACCTACTAG ACCACAAGGTAGCAGCAAAATGGATCGGTATGAGAAGCTCAGCCGATTGGGCGAGGGATCCTACGGCGTTGTCTACAAGTGTCGAGATCGCGAGACTGGAGCCCTGGTTGCAGTGAAAAGATTCGTCGAGTCTGAAGATGATCCGGCCATACGCAAAATAGCATTGCGCGAGATAAGGCTGCTCAAG aaTCTCAAGCACCCGAATCTGGTGTCACTACTGGAGGTCTTTCGTCGCAAGCGTCGTCTGCATCTGGTCTTCGAATTCTGTGAGCTGACAGTGCTCCACGAGCTGGAGCGTCATCCGCAGGGCTGCCCAGAGCCACTCACCAAACAGATATGCTACCAGACACTGCTGGGCGTGGCCTATTGCCACAAACAGGGCTGTCTGCATCGGGACATCAAACCGGAGAATATACTGCTAACGGCTCAGGGTCAAGTGAAGCTTTGTGACTTTGGATTCGCTCGAATGTTGAGCCCAGGCGAGAACTACACAGATTACGTGGCAACACGCTGGTATCGAGCACCAGAGCTGCTGGTTGGTGATACGCAATATGGGACTCCGGTAGATGTCTGGGCCATTGGCTGCCTCTTTGCGGAACTGGTGCGAGGTGAGGCGCTGTGGCCGGGACGCAGCGATGTCGATCAACTGTATTTGATACGCAAGACACTGGGCGATTTGCTGCCAAGACACATACAGATCTTTGGCCAGAACGAATACTTCAAGGGCATAACGCTGCCAGTGCCGCCCACGCTTGAGCCGCTGGAGGATAAAATGCCAGCGAAGGCATTGCAAAATCCGCTAACCATCGATGTGCTGAAGAAGTGTCTGGACAAGGATCCAGCCAAGCGTTGGTCATGCGACAAACTCATCAAGCACTCGTACTTCGATGACTACATAGCCAAACAGCGGGAGCAGGAGCACATCAATAGTCTCGAGGCAGCCACACTCCGGCAACAGCAATTGGCCTCACAGCAGTTCATGCTTGCcacagcagcgcagcagctgcaaactGGAGCGGCACAAGCGGCTGCTATTGCCGCAGCGCGTGATAAATCAAAG ACTTCAAACACctcgttgccgctgctgccaagcaaccagcatcatcatcacacCCATCAGGATTATGTGAAGCTTCAGCCACTGAACAAGAATGCAGCGATGCTGCATCGCACCGAGCATCATCTGCCCACCATTTGA